AATGGGGCCCGGGACCCATTCGGATAATCAAATATTCGGATAAtcggagttttttttaaaaaaattgccatTGGAGAGAAAAATGTACGTTTTGATATtgcactatttttttattgaattaaatgaaagaaacatgatattttcacatgttttaaatataaataaaatgtacttATGTAcaagtttagaaataaaaatcattgtttttcaaacatcTCCGTCAATGTAAGCTGTTTTGCGTTCTTCATCCGTTTTAGGGCAGCCAGGTCACGCATTCGCTTGACGGTGAGCAGTTGCAAGAGGTCACACTCGGGCTGACGCTCCATCCACTTCAAAGCAGTCTAGAGGCCGGCAAATGCTTCACTAGCTGATGGTCCAGCGTCTACTTCAACATCAGCAGAAAGTTCTTCTTCCACTTCAACATCTTCTCTCACACTTTCAACAATTTCATCGTCATTGAGAATTTGAAAACCAGGGTCAGACGTGTCACAAGCCATCCACTCTCCTACATCTTCAGCACTTACTTCTGTACAACCAGGAATTTTTacaatcatttttcttatttcctctAGTGGCAACGCATCTTCATCATCTTCATCCTCTCCATTTTCTTGTTTCTCATTTTCTTCAGattcttttttttgttcttctcAGACGGTAGGCCTTTCAGTTTATTCCACGCACGTCTTAGCGTCACTGCCGTAACCAAACTCCAAGCTTCCGCTACCATGTAACAGCAGtcctttaaatttattttgctaTGATTTGCCAAAACTAATTCTTCATCTTCAGCACCTTCGATCAGCAGTTTTCTCAGCAGTTGCCTTCTGTAATGGCGCTTCATTGTTTCAATAACAGACTGGTCCATGGGTTGCAGCAAACTTGTAACATTGGGGGGCAAAAACGTCGTTTTAAACTGCCCATTCTCTTTTTCCAACAGTTCTGCTGTAGGATGAGTGGGTGcgttatcaacaattaaaagCACCTTACTGCCTTCTTTTCCCACCGATTTTTGGTGCTTTTTCACTTCAGGAATAAACACTTCATCATCCCATTCGGTAAACAAAGCTGCAGTCATCCAGGCCTTGGGTTGACTTTTGTAGAAGAGTGGAagtttttttacgtttttaaaTGCTCTtggattttttgattttcctaTCAAAAGAAGTGGTAGTTTATGATTTCCAGTGGAGTTGGCACAGTTAAGCACTGTAACACGTTCTTTACTGACCTTATGTCCAGGGGCACTAGATTCCCTTTTAGAAGCCAAAGTGGTTTTTGGTAATGCTTTCCAAACAAGGCCAGTTTCATCAGCATTATAAACAAACGCCGGATCATAGGATTCTGCTgcagttttaaatttttcaataaaattttcagcAGCTGCAGAGTCTGCTGAAAGCTTCTCACCAGCCAAATCTAACTCGCGTACACCATGCCTGAATTTAAAGTTCCTTAGCCAGCCGTTACTAGCCTTAAAAGATGAATAACCAAGCTTTTCTGCTAAGATTTTGGCTTTTTCACAAAGGATTGGACCTGAAATAGGATTTCCCATAGAACGTTGCTGCAAAAACCATTTAAACACGGCATCTTCCAAATTTTTGTTGGTTGCTGTCTTCATTGTTTTCCTGGAGGAACtttcatcttcattttcaaGCACCGAAACAAAGTTTAAAAGTGTTGACTTACTGTTTTTAATGTCACAAATTGTTGCTTGTCCAACACCATAAATCTCAGACAACTTCTTACCCGTTACACCTTTATCGAGTTGCTCTATAATTTTCAGTTTGTCC
The genomic region above belongs to Diorhabda carinulata isolate Delta chromosome 9, icDioCari1.1, whole genome shotgun sequence and contains:
- the LOC130898318 gene encoding jerky protein homolog-like translates to MASKRKRVVLSLADKLKIIEQLDKGVTGKKLSEIYGVGQATICDIKNSKSTLLNFVSVLENEDESSSRKTMKTATNKNLEDAVFKWFLQQRSMGNPISGPILCEKAKILAEKLGYSSFKASNGWLRNFKFRHGVRELDLAGEKLSADSAAAENFIEKFKTAAESYDPAFVYNADETGLVWKALPKTTLASKRESSAPGHKVSKERVTVLNCANSTGNHKLPLLLIGKSKNPRAFKNVKKLPLFYKSQPKAWMTAALFTEWDDEVFIPEVKKHQKSVGKEGSKVLLIVDNAPTHPTAELLEKENGQFKTTFLPPNVTSLLQPMDQSVIETMKRHYRRQLLRKLLIEGAEDEELVLANHSKINLKDCCYMVAEAWSLVTAVTLRRAWNKLKGLPSEKNKKKNLKKMRNKKMERMKMMKMRCH